In Tripterygium wilfordii isolate XIE 37 chromosome 15, ASM1340144v1, whole genome shotgun sequence, one DNA window encodes the following:
- the LOC119979887 gene encoding E3 ubiquitin-protein ligase SGR9, amyloplastic-like encodes MASVYRYHMTQDHHDELDEQNLFTINLHFDHVLELYYPQTLHIPLRTIHQFYTVPRQLLLSLELAQRFVRFLLSETGASMDFVEAAATDISSFALEMIVNDACNANRRVLSMVLMVLVVTPYDEHGEIERAIGESFREGVKFRPASKESIEGLLRFEDSCGVNKCVICLEESLVGVKVARMPCGHVFHRDCIVRWLETSHLCPLCRYQMPS; translated from the coding sequence ATGGCGTCTGTGTACCGTTATCACATGACACAAGACCACCACGACGAACTCGACGAACAAAATCTCTTCACCATCAATTTACATTTCGATCACGTTCTTGAACTCTACTACCCTCAAACCCTACACATACCTCTCCGCACAATCCACCAATTCTACACCGTCCCTCGCCAGCTCCTCCTCTCGCTTGAGCTCGCTCAAAGATTCGTTCGATTCTTGCTCTCCGAAACCGGCGCGTCGATGGACTTCGTGGAGGCGGCTGCGACTGATATTTCCTCTTTCGCATTGGAGATGATCGTGAACGACGCATGCAACGCGAACCGACGCGTTCTTTCAATGGTTCTTATGGTTCTTGTTGTCACTCCGTACGACGAACACGGTGAAATTGAGCGCGCGATTGGGGAATCGTTTCGTGAGGGCGTCAAGTTTAGGCCGGCTAGTAAAGAATCGATAGAGGGATTGTTGCGGTTTGAAGATTCGTGTGGCGTGAATAAGTGTGTGATATGTTTGGAGGAATCGCTGGTTGGAGTTAAAGTGGCGAGAATGCCTTGTGGTCATGTGTTTCATCGTGATTGCATTGTTCGGTGGCTCGAGACTAGTCATCTGTGCCCTTTGTGTCGATACCAAATGCCGTCGTGA